Proteins from a genomic interval of Planctomycetaceae bacterium:
- a CDS encoding sigma-70 family RNA polymerase sigma factor — MPQYLNSRLKTLADQQGRFTPKSVRSSQLDAAERLLLTVVPSQTYSFSDVCEQITGYRPSSSAASEVISGEELAHDLRCMIEDLSESLRLSPDSVDEPVLTVEQVSERLSISTKTVSRWRNRGLPGRWFYVNGRKRLGVLESSLQEFIRMHPGEVGRGASFSQMTEREKESLVTAARDLARQGLCLTEISRQLSVQLGRAVETIRYTLRDYDSRFPENAIFGRRETPMLWEHKEMAFEMFQKGVAVADLAKRFSRSRPEIHGILSEVRAIRLKSVAMDYMDSEEFRCDDADSTICAAPPAYDGGAGVQKPPSGLPPYLADLYKVPLLNKPQEQHYFRLMNYLKFRFTELQSSLDVKRPALKVIGELESLQQRIAEVKNLLIRSNLRLVVSIAKRHLKPGMNFFELVSDGNMSLIRAVEKFDYSRGNKFSTYASWAIMKNFARSVPAEHTRLERFRTGNDEVFLQSADDRSAVFADERMNLAQKDAIRELMGELNGREQKVIACRFGLEAGMEPETLEEIGSRLGVTKERVRQIEVKTLEKLRKIAERRKVDIPGI; from the coding sequence ATGCCGCAATATCTGAATTCTCGCCTGAAGACGTTGGCTGATCAGCAGGGCCGTTTCACTCCCAAGTCTGTGCGCTCATCGCAGCTGGACGCCGCAGAAAGGCTGCTGTTGACAGTCGTCCCCAGTCAGACCTACTCCTTTTCCGATGTTTGTGAGCAAATCACCGGCTATCGCCCCAGCAGCAGTGCGGCGTCAGAAGTCATTTCAGGCGAAGAGCTTGCGCACGATTTGCGTTGCATGATCGAGGATCTGTCGGAGAGTCTCCGCCTGTCCCCCGATTCAGTCGATGAGCCCGTGCTGACCGTGGAGCAGGTGAGTGAGCGATTAAGCATTTCGACGAAGACTGTCTCTCGCTGGAGAAATCGAGGTCTCCCAGGCCGCTGGTTCTATGTGAATGGCAGGAAGCGGCTTGGAGTACTGGAATCTTCGTTGCAGGAGTTCATTCGAATGCATCCGGGTGAAGTCGGCCGTGGCGCATCCTTTTCTCAGATGACCGAGCGAGAAAAAGAATCCCTCGTCACAGCGGCACGAGATCTGGCTCGCCAGGGGCTGTGTTTGACAGAGATTTCCAGACAACTGTCCGTTCAGCTCGGCCGTGCGGTAGAGACGATCCGTTATACCCTGCGGGATTACGACAGTCGCTTTCCGGAGAACGCGATTTTTGGACGCCGGGAAACGCCAATGCTCTGGGAGCATAAGGAGATGGCGTTCGAGATGTTTCAAAAGGGGGTAGCGGTTGCCGACCTTGCAAAACGATTTTCCCGCAGTCGCCCTGAGATCCACGGAATACTTTCCGAAGTCCGTGCCATTCGTCTCAAGTCTGTGGCGATGGATTACATGGACAGCGAAGAGTTTCGGTGCGACGATGCGGACTCAACGATCTGCGCAGCTCCCCCTGCGTATGACGGCGGGGCTGGCGTGCAGAAGCCACCTTCCGGATTGCCTCCCTATCTGGCTGATTTGTACAAGGTTCCTTTGCTGAATAAACCTCAGGAGCAGCATTACTTTCGTCTGATGAACTATCTGAAGTTCCGTTTCACGGAGCTTCAGTCCTCTTTGGATGTCAAACGCCCGGCATTAAAGGTAATCGGAGAACTTGAGTCGCTTCAGCAGAGGATCGCGGAGGTGAAAAATCTGTTGATTCGGTCTAATCTCCGGTTAGTGGTTTCAATTGCCAAGCGCCATCTAAAACCAGGAATGAACTTCTTTGAGCTGGTAAGCGACGGAAATATGAGCCTGATTCGGGCGGTTGAAAAATTCGACTATTCACGGGGAAACAAGTTTTCGACTTATGCTTCGTGGGCGATCATGAAGAATTTTGCTCGGTCCGTTCCAGCCGAGCATACTCGCCTGGAAAGATTTCGGACCGGAAATGACGAAGTTTTCCTTCAGTCCGCGGACGACAGATCCGCAGTTTTTGCGGATGAGCGGATGAATCTCGCTCAAAAGGACGCGATTCGCGAACTTATGGGGGAATTGAATGGTCGAGAGCAGAAGGTAATTGCCTGTCGCTTTGGGCTTGAGGCCGGGATGGAGCCGGAGACTTTGGAAGAGATCGGAAGCCGACTTGGAGTCACCAAGGAGCGCGTCCGCCAAATCGAAGTGAAGACTCTGGAAAAACTCAGGAAAATCGCAGAGCGTCGGAAGGTTGACATTCCTGGGATTTGA
- the guaB gene encoding IMP dehydrogenase yields MHDRISYRGLTFDDVLLEPGYSDVVPSDVDISSFLTRNIPLNVPMISSPMDTVTESDMAIAMAQLGGIGIIHKNMSIEQQALQVDRVKRSEHGVIVDPVTLPPETPAGEAVRLMDERNIGGVPITQNGRLVGILTRRDLRFLDSKDRPVSEVMTKDNLVTASEETSLEEAERILLENKVEKLLLVDADYQLKGLITIKDIDKNVQYPRASKDSRGRLRVGAAVGVYDLDRAAKLVQTGVDVLVVDSAHGHSKNVIETVAAIKKTLNIDVIAGNIATEEGAKALADAGADAVKVGIGPGSICTTRIISGIGVPQLSAIANAAKALKSADIPVIADGGIRFSGDITKALAAGAWTVMIGGLLAGVDESPGEMILFQGRSFKRYRGMGSLGAMVKGSSERYRQGSAPNGDQSKLVPEGVEGRVAYKGALQPLVYQLTGGLRSGMGYVGVRTTQDLREKARFIEISAASVRENHPHDIAITQEAPNYSVEHTPGDHN; encoded by the coding sequence ATGCACGATCGAATTTCATACCGCGGATTGACATTTGACGACGTCCTGCTGGAACCCGGATACAGCGATGTGGTTCCGTCAGACGTCGATATCAGCTCGTTTCTGACGCGAAACATCCCTCTGAATGTACCGATGATCAGCAGTCCCATGGATACGGTCACCGAAAGCGATATGGCCATCGCGATGGCGCAATTGGGTGGGATCGGCATTATTCACAAGAATATGAGTATCGAGCAACAGGCTCTGCAGGTTGATCGTGTTAAGCGCAGCGAGCACGGGGTGATCGTCGATCCGGTCACACTTCCCCCGGAAACACCGGCCGGCGAAGCCGTTCGACTCATGGATGAGAGAAATATCGGCGGCGTTCCAATCACACAAAATGGTCGACTGGTGGGCATTCTTACACGCCGAGACCTTCGTTTCCTGGACTCGAAGGATCGCCCAGTCTCGGAGGTCATGACCAAAGACAACCTTGTAACTGCATCCGAAGAAACCAGCCTTGAAGAGGCTGAGCGTATCTTGCTGGAGAACAAGGTAGAAAAGCTGCTTCTCGTGGATGCGGACTATCAGCTCAAAGGGCTGATCACAATTAAGGATATTGATAAGAACGTGCAGTATCCGCGTGCATCGAAGGATTCGCGCGGTCGTTTGCGTGTTGGCGCGGCGGTTGGGGTCTACGATCTTGACCGGGCGGCCAAACTTGTCCAAACCGGTGTAGACGTCCTTGTGGTCGATAGTGCACATGGGCACTCTAAGAATGTCATCGAAACCGTGGCGGCGATCAAGAAAACACTGAACATTGATGTCATCGCGGGGAATATTGCGACTGAGGAAGGCGCGAAGGCGCTGGCGGATGCGGGAGCGGACGCGGTGAAAGTGGGAATTGGCCCGGGGTCCATTTGTACGACCCGAATCATCTCAGGAATTGGTGTTCCTCAGCTTTCGGCGATAGCGAATGCGGCGAAAGCACTGAAGTCTGCCGATATACCAGTTATCGCGGATGGAGGAATCCGTTTCAGCGGGGATATTACAAAGGCTCTGGCTGCTGGTGCATGGACCGTCATGATTGGTGGCTTGCTGGCGGGAGTTGATGAAAGCCCGGGTGAAATGATTCTTTTTCAGGGCCGCAGTTTCAAGCGTTACCGCGGTATGGGGTCGCTTGGAGCCATGGTTAAAGGAAGTAGTGAACGTTATCGACAGGGTTCAGCGCCGAACGGCGACCAGTCAAAGCTGGTTCCGGAGGGTGTGGAAGGTCGTGTTGCGTATAAAGGTGCTCTGCAGCCGCTCGTCTACCAGCTTACTGGGGGCCTGCGATCTGGAATGGGCTATGTAGGCGTCAGGACGACGCAGGATCTTCGCGAGAAGGCTCGCTTCATCGAGATTTCCGCGGCTTCGGTTAGGGAGAACCATCCTCATGACATTGCCATCACTCAGGAAGCTCCGAACTACTCTGTGGAGCATACTCCCGGAGATCACAACTAA
- the rsmA gene encoding 16S rRNA (adenine(1518)-N(6)/adenine(1519)-N(6))-dimethyltransferase RsmA, producing MKDVQRQTRSYLMALFKAHGFNPRGDLGQNFLIDVNLIEFAVRSANLGPKDVVLEVGTGTGGMTTFLSAQAGHVIAVEIDRNMFALTTYATQDCTNVTLINKDILKNKNSFDPEVVQVIREKLAAIPGSQLKLVANLPYSVATPVMSNLVASDLPWQRMVTTIQWELGEKMAASEGRNSYGALSVWMQSQTSVKILRKLSPKVFWPRPGVDSAIVSVWKDEELTRRIADRRFFLDFLRRLFHHRRKLLRGVLVRMYRKQLTREEIDQLMLDLNIPPERRAEKMGVSDLVELANRVFEVFSARGLQPESESEDTEVEDTEVEDTEVEDTEVEDESEVSDPVDESATEETD from the coding sequence ATGAAAGATGTCCAGCGCCAAACGCGATCCTATCTCATGGCGCTGTTCAAGGCCCACGGTTTTAATCCGCGCGGAGACCTGGGGCAGAATTTCCTGATCGACGTGAACTTGATCGAGTTTGCTGTTCGCAGCGCGAACCTGGGGCCAAAGGATGTCGTGCTCGAAGTCGGCACGGGGACCGGGGGAATGACGACGTTCCTGTCCGCGCAGGCAGGGCATGTCATTGCCGTCGAGATCGATCGAAACATGTTTGCGCTCACGACGTACGCGACGCAGGACTGTACCAACGTGACCCTGATCAATAAGGACATCCTGAAGAATAAGAACAGTTTTGATCCGGAAGTCGTTCAGGTCATTCGGGAAAAGCTGGCAGCAATTCCGGGATCACAACTAAAGCTGGTTGCAAATTTGCCCTACAGCGTCGCCACACCGGTGATGAGCAATCTGGTCGCCTCGGATTTGCCCTGGCAGCGCATGGTCACAACCATTCAATGGGAGCTGGGGGAAAAGATGGCGGCGTCTGAGGGCCGCAACAGTTACGGAGCACTGTCAGTATGGATGCAGTCGCAGACAAGCGTCAAGATTCTCCGCAAATTGAGCCCAAAGGTGTTTTGGCCTCGCCCTGGCGTCGATTCTGCGATCGTCAGCGTCTGGAAAGACGAAGAACTCACCCGCAGGATTGCCGACCGCAGATTCTTTCTGGATTTTCTGCGTCGGCTTTTCCACCATCGAAGAAAGCTTCTTCGGGGCGTGCTGGTACGTATGTACCGCAAGCAGCTGACCAGAGAAGAAATTGATCAGTTGATGCTGGACCTGAACATTCCTCCGGAACGCCGAGCTGAAAAGATGGGGGTGTCTGATCTGGTGGAACTGGCGAACAGGGTGTTTGAGGTGTTCTCCGCCAGGGGTCTGCAGCCGGAGTCTGAAAGTGAGGACACCGAGGTTGAGGACACCGAGGTTGAGGACACCGAGGTTGAGGACACCGAGGTTGAAGATGAGTCCGAGGTATCGGACCCGGTTGACGAGTCGGCCACAGAAGAAACAGACTGA
- a CDS encoding riboflavin synthase, which produces MFTGLVEGQGIVRQIASLPAGLRFTISPEPDSFSTTDISIGDSISNSGCCLTVVRIDEGCLDFEAGEETLAKTNLGDLKVGDTVNLERSLSVGARLGGHFVQGHVDGTAVVDRIERNDEWVDMYFRADTAITRLMVPKGSVAIDGVSLTLVLVEPGRFSVALIPHTLQITTLGCRKTGDRVNIENDILGKYVAQLLQHHPMLPTGQNDS; this is translated from the coding sequence ATGTTCACCGGCCTCGTTGAAGGACAGGGCATTGTCAGGCAAATCGCCTCATTGCCAGCCGGATTGCGCTTCACCATTTCTCCTGAGCCGGACAGCTTTTCGACGACTGACATCAGTATTGGTGACAGTATCTCGAACAGTGGCTGCTGCCTGACCGTCGTCCGCATTGACGAAGGCTGCCTCGACTTCGAGGCGGGTGAGGAAACCCTGGCGAAGACCAACCTGGGTGATTTGAAGGTTGGAGATACCGTAAATCTCGAGCGTTCACTCTCTGTGGGAGCGAGACTTGGGGGGCATTTTGTTCAGGGACACGTTGACGGGACCGCGGTGGTCGATCGGATCGAACGCAATGACGAATGGGTGGACATGTATTTTCGGGCCGACACAGCCATCACTCGGTTGATGGTCCCGAAAGGTTCCGTTGCAATCGACGGCGTCAGTCTGACACTCGTTCTCGTTGAGCCCGGTCGATTTTCGGTGGCCCTTATTCCTCACACTCTGCAGATCACCACGCTCGGCTGTCGAAAAACGGGCGATCGAGTGAATATCGAGAATGACATTCTGGGCAAGTATGTGGCCCAGTTGCTTCAGCATCATCCAATGCTCCCCACGGGACAAAACGATTCATGA
- a CDS encoding MoaD/ThiS family protein, which produces MSILIQIPRILGKYTNDQEQFSVEARSLRAALNEIKHRHPALYSCICDETDTVRTHVNLFVNNEIVVDRKTLALALKPNDVVSVFQAVSGG; this is translated from the coding sequence ATGTCGATCCTGATTCAGATACCCCGAATTCTGGGGAAATACACCAACGACCAGGAGCAGTTCTCCGTCGAAGCCCGCTCGCTGCGCGCCGCTTTAAATGAAATCAAACATCGACACCCTGCCCTTTACTCCTGCATCTGCGATGAAACAGACACCGTTCGGACGCACGTCAATTTGTTTGTGAACAACGAGATCGTTGTCGACCGTAAAACACTGGCGTTGGCACTCAAACCGAATGATGTCGTTTCTGTTTTTCAGGCCGTTTCCGGAGGCTAA
- a CDS encoding TfoX/Sxy family protein yields MPGTDTTLIERIRLFMKKRKGVTEQKMFGSTCFLINGNMCVGPWKGSLIVRLDKKLHEQTQSEPHVKPMDITGRVMKGWARIQPAGIESDDDLKSWIDRAVRFVRTLPAKEKTDDCD; encoded by the coding sequence ATGCCGGGCACTGACACCACGCTCATCGAACGAATTCGTTTGTTCATGAAGAAACGCAAGGGCGTTACGGAACAGAAAATGTTCGGGAGCACCTGCTTTCTGATCAATGGCAACATGTGTGTCGGACCATGGAAGGGATCGCTGATTGTTCGGCTCGACAAGAAACTTCACGAACAGACACAGTCAGAACCTCATGTCAAACCCATGGATATCACAGGACGTGTGATGAAGGGCTGGGCAAGAATTCAGCCAGCGGGGATTGAATCTGACGACGACCTGAAATCCTGGATCGATCGCGCGGTGCGGTTTGTGAGGACACTTCCTGCAAAAGAAAAAACAGATGACTGCGATTGA
- the uvrA gene encoding excinuclease ABC subunit UvrA, translating into MTAIDGTFEPGDGDPDIQNSSIHNSIHLEGVRVHNLRNLTLNVPCHKLTVICGVSGSGKSSLAFDTLYAEGQRRYIETFSPYARQFLDRIERPAVDRIDGIPPAVAIRQDQRNAGSRSTVGTRTELLNYLRLLFTRAADCICPDCDVPVNAFTPTSASQWLLRHAPGQRAMIAFEQDFADAPTSSDEKMDSVIRLRLELESLQSRGFTRVIRADKILRVEDCLELIAPDSQANPPQQANQPQQALRVVVDRIRIDAESPQRIEESIEAAFAAGDGKCIVLIASSGSEKQTPYRTVSIDNSEWLIHRFSRELQCDSCHRSFAMPVPESLNFNSPLGACANCEGYGNVSTMTLEKVVPDDSLSIREGAIAPWNSPAYEHERQELIALAKEYGLPVDKPFRELNNTHRQIILDGVPERNFGGLRGFHRWLVRHRYKMGVRVFLNRWRSWVPCHACQGSRLNADSAVLILAGRRFTDILCLELSELMNWLNEVFAGLSEDIRRALRSVIEHLTTRLTFLLECGLGYLALDRSMRSLSGGEAQRVVLTAALGSGLINTLYVLDEPTTGLHGSDTQMVIQATRQLTTAGNTLVVVEHDPQFIMSADHVIEIGPAAGENGGNLIFEGAPARLLEMANSVTACKLREFLHSDETEAATHDAGTGIPATPRTIPQPAQTLRIPQYWLTLTNVQCHNICGLDARIPLQVIVAVTGVSGSGKSSLLVDSLYPALCRHLGQACDHDSDGTIEQLLGAEEIDSVVLLDQSPLQKSTRSIPVTWIGAFDDIRKLMAETHEARKRNFAPGTFSFNSARGGRCEVCEGLGIITVEMQFLADIQTTCEQCQGRRFRPDVLEVRYRDRSIFDILQMTSDEAFAFFNGHKRIQQRLNAMRQAGLGYLRLGQPLSTLSGGEAQRLRIASLLAGVPLSETESATTDGKKKRGRDGGRSLFILDEPSTGLHMDDIDRLMTCLNYLVQTGHSVVLIEHDDYLLSKVDYTIQMGPGAGRAGGRII; encoded by the coding sequence ATGACTGCGATTGACGGCACCTTTGAGCCTGGTGATGGAGACCCTGACATTCAGAACAGCAGCATTCACAACAGCATTCATCTGGAAGGAGTTCGAGTCCACAACCTCAGGAATCTGACCCTGAATGTGCCATGCCACAAGCTCACGGTGATTTGCGGTGTCAGTGGTTCCGGTAAAAGCAGCCTCGCCTTCGATACGCTTTATGCAGAAGGCCAGCGGCGATACATCGAAACGTTCTCTCCCTACGCCAGACAGTTTCTGGATCGGATCGAACGGCCAGCCGTGGATCGGATCGATGGTATTCCACCCGCAGTTGCCATCCGACAGGATCAGCGCAACGCAGGCAGTCGAAGTACCGTAGGAACACGGACTGAGCTCCTGAACTACCTTCGACTGTTATTCACGCGCGCAGCGGATTGCATTTGCCCGGACTGCGACGTTCCTGTGAACGCCTTCACGCCGACATCGGCATCTCAATGGCTGCTTCGACATGCGCCAGGCCAAAGAGCAATGATCGCATTCGAACAGGATTTCGCAGACGCCCCAACGAGCTCCGATGAGAAGATGGACTCGGTCATACGCCTCAGGCTTGAGCTCGAATCGCTTCAGAGTCGTGGGTTCACGCGTGTCATCCGGGCTGACAAAATCCTTCGAGTTGAAGACTGTCTGGAGTTGATTGCGCCAGATTCACAGGCGAATCCACCACAACAGGCGAACCAGCCACAACAGGCGCTCCGTGTCGTTGTGGACCGCATTCGCATCGATGCCGAGTCGCCACAACGAATTGAAGAGAGCATTGAAGCGGCCTTTGCAGCGGGAGACGGAAAATGCATCGTGCTTATTGCCTCTTCCGGCTCCGAAAAACAGACTCCGTACAGGACCGTTTCCATCGACAACAGCGAATGGTTGATCCATCGATTCAGCCGCGAGCTTCAATGTGATTCCTGCCATCGGTCCTTTGCAATGCCGGTACCGGAATCTCTCAATTTCAATTCCCCTCTAGGAGCGTGTGCAAATTGTGAAGGTTACGGCAACGTTTCGACAATGACGTTAGAAAAAGTCGTTCCGGACGATTCGTTGTCGATTCGGGAGGGAGCCATCGCACCATGGAACTCGCCAGCATACGAACATGAACGACAGGAACTCATCGCACTCGCAAAGGAATACGGGCTTCCGGTCGACAAGCCGTTCCGGGAATTGAACAACACCCATCGTCAAATCATCCTGGACGGAGTACCCGAACGAAACTTCGGAGGACTCAGGGGTTTCCACCGCTGGCTTGTGCGGCATCGTTACAAGATGGGCGTTCGGGTTTTTCTGAATCGGTGGAGAAGCTGGGTACCATGCCATGCCTGTCAGGGAAGTCGGCTCAACGCGGATTCAGCGGTTTTGATTCTGGCCGGACGTCGCTTTACTGATATCCTTTGCCTTGAACTCTCGGAGCTGATGAACTGGCTGAACGAAGTTTTCGCGGGGCTGAGCGAAGATATCCGGCGGGCTCTTCGCTCAGTCATCGAACATCTCACCACTCGGCTGACGTTCCTCCTGGAATGTGGACTCGGATATCTCGCACTCGACCGATCCATGCGAAGCCTCTCAGGGGGAGAAGCTCAACGCGTGGTGTTGACCGCAGCGTTGGGTTCCGGTTTGATCAACACGCTCTACGTGCTGGACGAGCCAACCACCGGACTCCACGGCTCAGATACGCAAATGGTGATCCAGGCAACTCGCCAACTCACAACTGCGGGAAACACGCTCGTTGTCGTGGAGCATGATCCGCAATTTATCATGTCGGCCGATCATGTCATCGAAATCGGCCCGGCTGCCGGCGAAAATGGCGGCAACCTGATCTTCGAAGGCGCTCCGGCCCGGCTGCTGGAGATGGCGAATTCCGTGACCGCCTGCAAACTGCGTGAATTCCTGCACTCCGATGAAACTGAGGCGGCCACGCATGACGCGGGCACAGGAATTCCCGCAACGCCCCGGACAATACCACAGCCGGCGCAGACGCTTCGCATCCCCCAATACTGGCTCACGCTGACCAATGTGCAGTGTCATAACATCTGCGGCCTCGATGCCCGAATTCCGTTGCAGGTCATCGTGGCCGTAACCGGCGTCAGCGGCAGTGGAAAAAGTTCGCTTCTGGTCGATAGCCTCTACCCGGCACTTTGTCGACATTTGGGACAGGCGTGCGACCATGACAGCGATGGAACAATCGAACAATTGCTCGGTGCAGAAGAGATCGACAGCGTGGTGTTACTGGACCAAAGCCCGCTGCAGAAATCCACGCGAAGTATCCCGGTCACCTGGATCGGAGCCTTTGACGACATTCGCAAACTCATGGCCGAAACGCACGAAGCCAGAAAACGGAATTTTGCTCCCGGGACGTTCAGCTTCAATAGTGCTCGCGGTGGGCGGTGCGAGGTTTGCGAAGGACTGGGCATCATCACCGTGGAAATGCAGTTCCTTGCAGATATTCAGACAACATGTGAGCAATGTCAGGGGCGCCGGTTTCGCCCCGATGTCCTGGAAGTCAGGTATCGAGATCGATCGATCTTTGACATTCTTCAAATGACTTCAGACGAAGCGTTCGCATTTTTCAACGGACACAAACGAATTCAACAGCGACTTAACGCTATGCGCCAGGCAGGACTTGGGTACCTGCGACTTGGGCAACCGCTATCGACACTTTCCGGAGGAGAAGCACAGCGGCTTCGCATCGCTTCACTTCTTGCCGGTGTGCCCCTGTCTGAAACGGAATCTGCTACCACTGACGGGAAGAAAAAGCGCGGACGCGATGGAGGACGCTCGTTGTTTATTCTGGATGAGCCATCGACCGGCCTGCACATGGACGATATCGATCGGCTGATGACGTGCCTCAATTATCTGGTGCAGACAGGTCACTCTGTGGTGCTGATCGAGCACGACGATTACCTGCTGAGCAAAGTTGACTATACCATTCAGATGGGCCCGGGAGCCGGACGTGCCGGCGGCAGAATTATCTGA
- a CDS encoding DUF1559 domain-containing protein, with product MQSATRTQVISGSNAHRRMISPGFTLIELLVVIAIIAILIALLLPAVQQAREAARRIQCRNNLKQLALAVHNYADVYSALPPSACINPATSGAGNNGSWGVHGRILPYLEQGNLYAQVDLSLAWDGQMSIDGLKIPAFACPSDPRSDEIRNAGPGLPTLYPTTYGFNFGSWFVFNPATGKGGDGTFYPNAKLKFAAFYDGTSYTLMASEVKAWTPYRRNGGPPSTTIPQTIAEAETIIASGGQFKNTGHTEWPDGRFHHHGFTTTMQPNAKTHCSDGSTNYLECDFNSNQEGRNGLSGSPTYAIITSRSFHTGTVNSALVDGSVRTISENIDLGVWRALGTRSGREVIGEF from the coding sequence ATGCAATCTGCAACAAGAACCCAGGTGATCAGCGGCTCAAACGCCCACCGCAGGATGATATCTCCCGGATTTACTCTGATTGAACTTCTGGTGGTCATTGCGATTATCGCCATCCTGATCGCACTGCTGCTTCCGGCTGTGCAACAGGCTCGCGAAGCAGCCCGAAGGATTCAATGCAGGAACAACCTCAAACAACTGGCCCTGGCTGTCCATAATTACGCAGATGTCTATTCGGCATTGCCCCCGAGCGCCTGTATCAATCCCGCCACCAGTGGCGCCGGGAACAATGGTTCGTGGGGAGTACACGGCCGAATTCTGCCCTATCTGGAACAGGGAAATCTTTATGCTCAGGTCGATCTTTCACTCGCATGGGACGGTCAAATGTCCATTGACGGACTGAAGATTCCTGCATTCGCCTGTCCCAGCGATCCACGAAGCGATGAAATTCGAAATGCGGGCCCTGGATTGCCAACCCTTTATCCCACAACCTACGGATTCAACTTCGGATCGTGGTTCGTTTTCAACCCGGCTACTGGAAAAGGCGGAGACGGTACCTTCTATCCGAATGCAAAACTGAAGTTTGCAGCCTTCTATGACGGAACAAGCTACACGCTGATGGCCTCCGAGGTGAAAGCCTGGACTCCTTATCGAAGAAATGGCGGGCCCCCCTCGACAACAATCCCCCAGACAATTGCTGAAGCCGAGACCATCATCGCCTCCGGTGGTCAGTTCAAGAATACGGGTCACACGGAATGGCCGGATGGTCGGTTTCACCACCATGGCTTCACGACGACAATGCAACCCAACGCGAAGACTCACTGTTCTGACGGGTCGACGAACTATTTAGAGTGTGACTTCAACTCAAATCAGGAAGGCCGAAATGGCCTATCCGGATCACCGACCTACGCCATCATCACTTCCCGTAGCTTTCATACGGGAACTGTCAACTCGGCTCTGGTGGACGGATCTGTTCGGACGATCTCTGAAAATATCGATCTGGGCGTCTGGCGAGCGCTGGGAACTCGCAGCGGGCGTGAAGTCATCGGGGAATTCTGA
- a CDS encoding prenyltransferase/squalene oxidase repeat-containing protein, with the protein MIRAISPSRNSLFKHCFFALLVIPFTSSFSGAPYSGSTLVADETEIAPMQKKALQFLEVTQNEDGSWTRSDAVGITALVTSSLIETGKSVDDPIVAKALNYLVKNQQPEGGIFAAGSRHQNYETCIALMALADANKDGRFNQHIKKAETFLRGLQWDEGEGIESSDGAYGGGGYDSKQRPDMSNTQFLVEALKKAGVKEDDPAMQKALIFVSRAQNLESVHNTLPFAGKINDGGFIYTPAKGGESKAGNDDNGGLRSYGSITYAGLKSLIFAGLKKDDPRVKAATDWIRNHYTLSENPGMGQQGLFYYFHTFGRTMSLISNDQDFVDSKGQKHDWKTELSNRLRDLQQPNGSWTNPADRWYEGDPNLVTAYCLLALSYCD; encoded by the coding sequence ATGATCAGGGCAATCTCTCCATCACGGAACTCACTCTTCAAACACTGCTTCTTCGCTCTGCTTGTGATCCCGTTCACTTCCTCGTTTTCCGGCGCACCGTATTCGGGTTCGACCCTGGTCGCGGACGAAACAGAGATCGCACCGATGCAGAAGAAAGCTCTGCAGTTTCTCGAAGTCACACAAAACGAAGACGGTTCCTGGACGCGATCCGATGCCGTTGGAATTACGGCTTTGGTTACGTCATCACTCATCGAAACCGGAAAGTCCGTCGATGACCCGATTGTTGCAAAGGCACTGAACTACCTCGTCAAAAACCAGCAACCAGAGGGTGGCATCTTTGCCGCGGGAAGTCGACACCAGAACTACGAAACCTGTATCGCATTGATGGCCCTGGCTGATGCCAACAAAGACGGTCGTTTCAATCAACACATAAAGAAGGCAGAGACATTTCTGCGAGGGCTGCAGTGGGATGAAGGCGAAGGCATCGAGTCCTCCGACGGAGCCTATGGTGGTGGCGGCTACGACAGCAAGCAACGCCCGGATATGTCCAACACGCAGTTCCTTGTGGAAGCGTTGAAAAAAGCGGGCGTCAAAGAAGACGACCCCGCCATGCAGAAAGCGCTGATCTTTGTCTCCCGGGCTCAGAACCTGGAATCCGTACACAACACCCTGCCCTTTGCAGGCAAAATCAATGATGGCGGGTTCATCTACACACCAGCCAAAGGCGGCGAATCCAAAGCAGGCAATGACGACAACGGAGGATTGCGATCTTACGGCAGTATCACCTACGCTGGCCTGAAAAGCCTGATCTTTGCCGGCCTGAAGAAAGACGACCCAAGGGTGAAAGCGGCAACCGATTGGATCCGAAATCACTACACACTGTCCGAAAACCCCGGTATGGGACAACAGGGTTTGTTCTACTATTTTCACACCTTCGGCAGGACAATGAGCCTCATCAGCAATGATCAGGATTTTGTCGATTCAAAAGGTCAGAAGCACGACTGGAAGACGGAGTTATCCAACCGCCTCAGGGATCTTCAACAGCCAAACGGCAGCTGGACCAATCCTGCTGATCGCTGGTACGAGGGAGATCCAAACCTGGTGACAGCCTACTGCCTGCTTGCGCTTAGCTACTGCGACTGA